The following are from one region of the Acidobacteriota bacterium genome:
- a CDS encoding tetratricopeptide repeat protein, with protein MGQVRVSKGDFPFVPVLITLGFRGSPVQSMYCDDQGRFSFTSLVANEYRVSVDDDAYVPVGDNVNVNPEISTLNIVQLMLVPRLSKKKDDPASRVAGSNPYLIDPAEYYQRFPKKTLKEFDQGVEAEKKGKTNEAILHYEKAIRYSPDFSPAHNHLGSAYLSLQKFGEAESEFAAALKANQNDSQAHFNLANLLLLTKRYDQASTEIEEGLKREPNSAFGQFLQGSLYSHTNRPELAEKSLRTALQYDPKMSQASLQLVNLYLQQKRTPDAIAELEAYVKSFPDTPFAPQARDLLKRLRGEESGSAQ; from the coding sequence GTGGGCCAAGTCAGGGTATCGAAAGGCGACTTTCCTTTCGTTCCGGTTCTGATCACGCTGGGATTCCGCGGATCGCCCGTCCAAAGCATGTACTGTGACGATCAGGGCCGATTCAGCTTTACCAGTCTCGTTGCGAACGAATATCGGGTTTCAGTGGACGATGACGCATATGTTCCAGTCGGCGACAATGTGAACGTAAACCCCGAAATTTCAACCTTGAACATTGTTCAACTCATGCTGGTGCCGCGTCTGTCAAAGAAAAAAGACGATCCTGCCAGCCGGGTAGCGGGAAGCAATCCATATCTGATCGATCCCGCCGAGTATTACCAGCGCTTTCCCAAGAAGACCCTGAAGGAGTTTGACCAAGGTGTGGAAGCTGAGAAGAAGGGGAAGACCAATGAGGCAATCCTGCACTATGAGAAGGCGATTCGCTATTCTCCGGACTTTTCTCCGGCGCACAATCACCTCGGGTCCGCCTATTTGAGCCTTCAGAAATTCGGGGAAGCAGAGAGCGAGTTTGCAGCGGCACTGAAAGCAAATCAAAACGACTCGCAGGCGCACTTCAATCTGGCAAATCTGCTGTTGTTAACCAAGCGCTACGATCAGGCCAGTACAGAAATTGAAGAAGGATTGAAGCGTGAGCCCAATTCCGCATTCGGCCAGTTTCTACAGGGGTCGCTGTACTCGCACACCAACCGTCCCGAACTAGCCGAAAAAAGCCTGCGAACCGCGCTGCAGTACGATCCAAAGATGTCGCAGGCGTCGCTGCAACTGGTGAATCTGTACCTGCAACAAAAACGAACGCCTGATGCGATCGCGGAGCTCGAAGCCTATGTCAAATCTTTCCCTGACACTCCGTTTGCACCGC
- a CDS encoding TonB-dependent receptor gives MRRLQFCLAVFALLALTCSAFAQVTNGQLTGTVTDPSGAAIANAKITVTNPAKAFSTSTTSNASGNYTVREIPVGTYKVATEASGFKTVANNDVVINAGTIAHVDVKMTMGQAREIVEVTGAAASVNTEDSKLATTVSGAQIANLPLNGRNVFDLMQMSTGAVNVAGVDFEAGHGTVVNGVREDFNGFLINGVSNKGLSGGSINVPIQDSVEEFQQLQLNMSAQYGSSAGGSVNLVTKSGTNAWHGSGWEYIRNNALDANDFFLNQSQTKQPPLHFNQFGMTIGGPIVRDKLFFFLSLQGDRFKSSGTPITELQETKAWRDAVIAADDAANATGDPNIVTNSTAALLYKNFAPSVAGISDNGLTADEYMNAFNGVPFGTPNPDYTPFLCGGVGTPLQTQKWINIFGVNATESAACEIPEVTGTLNRTDIIQQNSVAIFKTQVGGLANANLFNGNEASLRVDYNWNANNRFFIQYNYNRQTDQFGPCNASCTRGFSNPLRNNFPQGSLSYVHTFSPSILNEARLGYLQNNAKITTNTGGVPAIAFTNDGSAGFGSYNGYPQSFKENVYSYSDLVSISHGNHNMKVGVDFRRNIENSEFNVARPSYYFYDQVFFAGDAPYAQFAGVDPGICKAPCSAGSFNQIPSAQLSTNVRHWRNLEMGAFFQDDWKVSKRLTLNLGIRYDLYKRHTEEGDAATTFIPGPGDNMLSQIGQANIPAGSTGTIDGVAYDCTSDSSKLLSQLAGICGPGGFAPAKALGAGDHNNFGPRLGFAWDVFGDGKTSVRGGVGVAYEGTLYNPLSNSRWNLPYYSFNQIIPGGVGVPGADVVFGPSICTGAPPNGICAQDRTTAPRFTGDPGPSQNQGPPGQSQAQGNINGWDPSNPNLATLTGIIFPKGIKDPYVYNFYFSVQREILPKTVLQVDYVGTAGHKLFRSEDINRQPGSFLPTGSTVTDNLGRDWNGNSGRLNTNYGRLRNWQNAVNSNYSSLQTSLKRQMSHGLLFNVNYTWSHSIDEGSTWHSGATTANGAAAGEGFTTDQTIPGLDRGNSIFDVRHRLVLNYVYQLPGQNLKGVLGWIVGGWSYNGIWSFQSGAHWEPYTSQAPRLREISDPTAGCTAADVPDNCQNLRGDFNLDGGRNDRPNSSRSGVSGVTHSQWADGWFGAATPVNITFSNPCLACVGNLGRNTFVGPGYWKADMTLSKVFKFTERVNLKFDANAFNVFNHTNFVLATAGGGAHNQPRFANFGQAAGTLGPRQLQLGVKISF, from the coding sequence ATGAGAAGACTGCAGTTTTGCCTGGCAGTGTTTGCCCTTCTGGCTCTGACATGTAGCGCTTTCGCACAGGTCACGAACGGCCAGCTAACCGGTACAGTGACCGACCCAAGCGGCGCGGCGATTGCGAACGCTAAGATTACGGTCACGAATCCAGCAAAGGCCTTTAGCACTTCCACCACAAGCAACGCGAGCGGCAACTACACGGTAAGAGAAATTCCGGTCGGCACGTATAAGGTCGCAACCGAAGCGTCTGGCTTCAAGACCGTCGCTAACAACGACGTGGTCATCAATGCCGGCACGATTGCTCACGTTGACGTCAAAATGACGATGGGCCAGGCAAGAGAAATCGTCGAAGTGACGGGTGCCGCGGCCTCGGTGAACACCGAAGACTCCAAGCTGGCGACAACGGTAAGTGGCGCACAAATCGCGAACCTCCCTTTGAACGGGCGCAACGTTTTCGATTTGATGCAGATGAGCACGGGCGCGGTCAACGTGGCGGGTGTTGATTTCGAAGCCGGGCATGGCACGGTGGTCAACGGCGTGCGCGAAGACTTTAACGGATTCCTTATCAATGGTGTATCGAACAAAGGCTTGAGCGGCGGATCGATCAACGTTCCCATTCAGGACTCGGTCGAGGAATTCCAGCAATTGCAGCTGAATATGTCAGCGCAATACGGCAGCAGCGCGGGCGGCTCCGTGAACCTGGTCACCAAGTCGGGCACCAATGCGTGGCACGGCAGCGGCTGGGAATATATCCGCAACAACGCTTTGGATGCGAACGACTTCTTCCTGAATCAATCTCAAACCAAGCAACCGCCTCTTCATTTCAATCAGTTTGGTATGACCATCGGCGGTCCGATCGTGCGAGACAAGCTTTTCTTCTTCCTCTCGCTACAAGGCGACCGTTTCAAATCGAGCGGCACGCCGATCACGGAACTTCAGGAAACGAAGGCGTGGCGTGATGCCGTCATCGCTGCAGATGACGCCGCGAACGCAACCGGCGATCCAAATATCGTAACGAACTCTACGGCAGCCCTGCTCTACAAGAACTTTGCGCCCTCGGTCGCGGGCATCAGCGACAACGGGCTGACCGCAGATGAATATATGAATGCGTTCAACGGAGTGCCATTTGGTACGCCGAACCCGGACTACACCCCCTTCCTGTGTGGGGGCGTTGGAACCCCGCTGCAAACGCAAAAATGGATCAACATCTTCGGAGTCAACGCAACGGAATCTGCGGCTTGCGAGATCCCGGAAGTGACCGGAACACTCAACCGAACCGACATTATTCAGCAGAACAGCGTCGCCATCTTCAAGACGCAGGTCGGGGGCTTGGCCAATGCCAACCTGTTCAACGGCAATGAGGCCTCGCTTCGCGTGGATTACAACTGGAATGCCAACAACCGCTTCTTTATCCAGTACAACTACAACCGTCAGACCGATCAGTTTGGTCCCTGCAACGCGTCATGTACGCGTGGTTTCTCCAATCCGCTGCGGAATAACTTCCCGCAAGGATCGTTGAGTTACGTACACACCTTCAGCCCCTCCATTCTTAACGAAGCTCGACTCGGCTACCTGCAGAACAACGCCAAGATCACAACCAACACCGGTGGTGTCCCCGCCATAGCTTTCACCAACGACGGTTCGGCTGGCTTTGGCTCCTACAATGGCTATCCGCAATCCTTCAAAGAGAACGTTTACAGCTATTCCGACCTAGTTTCGATCAGCCACGGAAACCACAATATGAAAGTTGGCGTGGATTTCCGGCGCAACATCGAAAACAGCGAATTCAACGTCGCACGCCCCTCCTATTATTTCTACGACCAGGTGTTCTTCGCCGGGGATGCACCGTACGCACAATTCGCTGGCGTGGACCCTGGCATCTGTAAGGCTCCCTGTTCCGCCGGTTCTTTCAATCAGATTCCATCGGCACAGTTGAGCACCAACGTGCGGCACTGGCGGAATCTGGAAATGGGCGCCTTCTTCCAGGACGACTGGAAGGTGTCCAAGCGACTGACTTTGAATTTGGGTATCCGCTACGATTTGTACAAACGGCATACGGAAGAAGGTGACGCGGCCACGACCTTCATCCCAGGTCCGGGTGACAATATGCTAAGTCAGATCGGCCAGGCCAATATTCCCGCGGGCTCGACCGGTACCATCGATGGCGTTGCCTACGACTGCACTTCCGACTCATCAAAGCTGCTCTCGCAGCTGGCGGGGATTTGCGGTCCGGGCGGTTTCGCACCTGCGAAGGCCCTGGGTGCCGGCGACCACAACAACTTTGGGCCGCGCTTAGGCTTCGCGTGGGATGTGTTTGGCGATGGAAAGACCTCTGTACGTGGGGGGGTCGGCGTCGCCTACGAGGGCACGTTATACAACCCGCTCTCAAACTCTCGCTGGAACCTGCCGTACTATTCGTTTAACCAAATCATTCCGGGCGGGGTTGGGGTTCCGGGCGCGGACGTTGTTTTTGGGCCTTCGATCTGTACCGGCGCACCGCCAAATGGGATTTGTGCTCAGGATCGGACAACTGCCCCCAGATTTACCGGGGATCCAGGTCCGTCCCAGAATCAGGGCCCCCCGGGCCAGTCGCAGGCTCAAGGCAATATCAATGGGTGGGATCCGAGCAACCCCAACCTAGCTACCCTTACGGGAATCATTTTCCCGAAGGGAATCAAGGATCCCTACGTTTACAACTTCTACTTCAGCGTGCAACGCGAAATTCTGCCGAAAACCGTACTCCAAGTGGATTACGTTGGCACGGCCGGACACAAGCTGTTCCGCTCTGAAGACATCAACCGCCAGCCGGGATCGTTCCTGCCGACGGGTTCCACTGTCACCGATAACCTTGGCCGCGATTGGAACGGAAATTCCGGCCGTCTGAACACGAACTACGGCCGCCTGCGAAACTGGCAGAACGCCGTCAACTCCAACTACAGTTCGTTGCAGACTTCATTGAAACGCCAGATGAGCCACGGGCTGCTGTTCAACGTAAACTACACCTGGAGTCACTCCATCGACGAAGGCTCGACCTGGCATAGTGGCGCAACCACAGCAAACGGTGCCGCTGCCGGAGAAGGCTTCACAACGGATCAGACCATACCGGGCCTGGATCGGGGTAACTCGATCTTCGACGTCCGGCATCGGCTGGTTCTCAACTATGTCTACCAATTGCCCGGACAAAACCTGAAAGGCGTTTTGGGCTGGATAGTGGGAGGCTGGTCGTATAACGGCATCTGGTCGTTCCAAAGCGGGGCGCACTGGGAACCATACACGTCGCAAGCACCCAGGCTGCGGGAAATCAGCGATCCGACAGCAGGATGTACGGCGGCTGATGTTCCAGACAATTGCCAGAACCTGCGAGGCGACTTCAATCTGGATGGCGGCAGAAATGACCGACCGAACTCCAGCCGATCAGGAGTGAGCGGAGTAACTCACAGTCAATGGGCTGACGGATGGTTTGGCGCTGCCACTCCCGTCAACATTACATTCTCGAATCCGTGTTTGGCTTGTGTCGGTAATCTGGGCCGCAATACCTTCGTTGGACCAGGCTACTGGAAAGCTGACATGACACTGTCGAAGGTCTTCAAGTTTACCGAACGGGTCAACTTGAAGTTCGACGCCAATGCGTTCAACGTTTTCAACCACACCAACTTCGTCCTGGCCACCGCAGGCGGAGGAGCCCACAACCAGCCGCGCTTCGCCAACTTCGGTCAGGCGGCGGGCACGCTCGGTCCACGGCAATTGCAACTGGGAGTGAAAATCAGCTTCTAA
- a CDS encoding CRTAC1 family protein — MRRRLRPLMAFGLAIALSSSVSGQTVQSAAQKKTASASSKTDAKVPVARPATQPSKIQSKDLFVDVTRDAGIKFHLICGSKEKLYILETQCGGAAAFDYDNDGWMDILLVDGSTIEDYRAGKCHPPRLYRNQHDGTFVDVSAKSGLNFCGWGYGVAVGDFDNDGWEDVYISGFHGSALYHNNHDGTFTDVTSKAGVANADRWGTSAAFGDYDHDGNLDLYVADYVDIDINDLPKFGDGPFCQYRGIPVNCGPRGLKGDRDRLYHNNGDGTFTDVTEKLGIDPDKYYGLGVLWLDYDKDGCLDLYVANDSSPSLLYHNNCKGGFTETGAEAGVSYSSDGREQAGMGIDVADYDRDGWPDIVKTNFSDDSNNLYHNDHNGEFTDKAGASGIGSISIPYLGFGVKFLDFDNDGWPDLFVANGHVDPQVEGQSFGVGYAERPFLFRNLQNGKFEEIGQQAGKALQQKYVGRGALVADFWNRGRQDLLMTNLDGSPVLLRNESSTPGHWLRIKTIGAKSNRDGFGAKVEITADGLMRSAEVRAAGSFESSNDPRLHFGLGMATTVQSIVVRWPSGQVDKIGPTTADQELIIKEGEGLVEKRAAVQ; from the coding sequence ATGAGAAGACGCCTGCGACCTCTGATGGCTTTTGGATTGGCGATTGCACTATCCAGCAGCGTATCCGGCCAAACGGTTCAGTCTGCCGCGCAAAAGAAGACGGCATCTGCATCGTCGAAAACCGACGCAAAGGTGCCCGTCGCGCGACCAGCGACCCAACCATCGAAAATCCAGTCGAAAGACTTGTTCGTAGATGTCACGCGAGATGCGGGCATCAAGTTTCATCTCATTTGTGGCAGCAAAGAAAAGTTGTACATCCTGGAAACACAGTGCGGCGGTGCGGCCGCGTTTGACTATGACAATGATGGCTGGATGGACATCTTGCTGGTGGACGGTTCGACGATCGAAGACTATCGCGCGGGCAAATGCCATCCGCCGCGACTCTATCGCAACCAGCACGACGGCACATTCGTGGACGTATCCGCGAAGTCGGGACTGAACTTCTGCGGCTGGGGCTACGGAGTTGCGGTGGGCGACTTTGACAACGACGGCTGGGAAGACGTCTACATCAGCGGCTTTCACGGATCGGCGCTCTACCACAACAATCACGATGGCACGTTCACCGATGTCACCTCCAAGGCAGGCGTCGCGAACGCGGATCGCTGGGGAACGAGCGCGGCGTTCGGCGATTACGACCATGATGGAAATCTCGATCTGTACGTCGCGGACTACGTCGACATCGACATCAATGACCTGCCTAAGTTCGGGGATGGACCGTTCTGCCAGTACCGGGGGATTCCGGTGAATTGCGGTCCGCGCGGATTGAAGGGCGACCGCGACCGCCTTTATCACAACAATGGCGACGGCACGTTCACAGACGTCACGGAAAAACTTGGCATCGATCCTGACAAGTATTACGGGCTCGGAGTGCTGTGGCTCGACTACGACAAGGATGGATGCCTTGACCTGTACGTAGCGAACGATTCATCACCGAGCCTTCTCTATCACAACAACTGCAAGGGTGGATTCACGGAAACAGGCGCTGAAGCTGGCGTGTCCTACAGTTCTGACGGACGCGAGCAGGCGGGGATGGGGATCGATGTCGCCGACTACGATCGCGACGGTTGGCCTGACATCGTCAAGACGAACTTCTCTGACGATTCGAACAACCTCTACCACAATGACCACAACGGCGAGTTCACCGACAAGGCGGGAGCATCCGGAATTGGAAGCATCAGTATTCCTTATTTGGGCTTTGGCGTGAAGTTTCTGGATTTCGATAATGACGGATGGCCGGATCTTTTTGTCGCCAACGGACACGTCGATCCACAAGTGGAAGGTCAATCGTTCGGAGTGGGATACGCTGAGCGTCCATTTCTGTTTCGCAATTTACAGAATGGAAAGTTCGAGGAAATCGGACAGCAGGCAGGAAAAGCACTCCAGCAAAAGTATGTCGGCCGTGGAGCGTTGGTCGCCGACTTCTGGAATCGCGGCCGCCAGGATTTGCTGATGACAAATCTGGATGGCTCTCCCGTTTTGTTGCGCAACGAATCAAGCACGCCCGGTCACTGGCTCCGCATCAAGACCATCGGAGCGAAATCGAACCGCGACGGCTTCGGAGCGAAAGTTGAAATCACCGCAGACGGACTCATGCGCAGCGCCGAAGTTCGTGCCGCAGGCAGCTTCGAAAGCTCAAATGATCCGAGGTTGCATTTTGGACTGGGGATGGCAACGACGGTCCAAAGCATCGTGGTTCGCTGGCCGAGCGGGCAGGTTGACAAGATCGGACCGACAACAGCGGACCAGGAACTGATAATCAAAGAGGGAGAAGGACTGGTTGAGAAACGAGCGGCGGTTCAATAA
- a CDS encoding tetratricopeptide repeat protein, with translation MAFRVRRAIFSDAALAIPIFLMLRAPVLVSIILAVLCPAAAAQTQAETREHMLHLVEDGNVQAAARLGEQAVMKWPEDGEIHHWLGLAYFKTGQLALAQLQLERARDLNNKDSRTHFDLALVYLSGLNYVGAANELETTVKSEPSNALAHVLLGRAYLNSNRSVQAIDEFKSALRIDPAIRLGHYHLGFAYGSLGRTDEAIAEYRIELQKSGEHPELIYQLGHSLCESGKHEEAIRYLQRASEMDAQNPDVWYNLGKAQLLNGQPALAEPSLRKGIVLNPKDPSLHYQLARALEKMGRGEDARAERERFTELKKAQTPTSGMATGRDQ, from the coding sequence ATGGCTTTCCGCGTCCGGCGCGCCATATTCTCAGACGCTGCGCTTGCCATCCCAATCTTCTTGATGCTCCGAGCCCCGGTCCTCGTTTCAATTATTCTTGCGGTGTTGTGCCCGGCGGCCGCGGCGCAGACGCAGGCAGAGACTCGCGAGCACATGTTGCACCTGGTCGAGGACGGAAACGTGCAAGCAGCGGCGAGACTCGGCGAACAAGCCGTTATGAAGTGGCCAGAGGACGGCGAGATTCATCATTGGCTCGGTTTGGCGTACTTCAAAACGGGACAACTGGCGCTTGCGCAATTGCAACTCGAACGGGCTCGCGACCTCAATAATAAAGATTCGCGAACGCATTTTGACCTCGCGCTGGTGTACCTGAGTGGACTGAACTATGTGGGCGCAGCGAACGAGCTTGAGACAACCGTCAAGAGCGAACCTTCGAACGCGCTGGCGCACGTGTTGCTCGGCCGCGCGTACTTGAATTCAAACCGCAGCGTACAGGCCATCGACGAGTTCAAGTCAGCACTCCGCATTGATCCGGCAATTCGCCTGGGCCACTATCACCTGGGATTTGCTTATGGAAGCCTCGGACGCACCGATGAGGCGATCGCGGAGTATCGGATCGAGTTGCAGAAATCGGGCGAACATCCTGAACTGATCTACCAGCTTGGGCATTCGTTGTGCGAGTCGGGAAAGCATGAAGAAGCAATTCGCTATCTGCAACGTGCGTCGGAGATGGACGCTCAGAATCCCGATGTCTGGTACAACTTGGGAAAGGCGCAATTGCTCAATGGACAACCCGCACTGGCCGAACCATCTTTACGTAAGGGAATTGTGTTGAATCCAAAAGATCCGAGCCTTCACTATCAACTGGCCCGCGCCTTGGAAAAAATGGGTCGCGGCGAGGATGCGCGCGCAGAACGGGAACGATTTACAGAACTCAAAAAGGCACAGACTCCGACTTCGGGAATGGCCACCGGACGCGATCAATAA
- a CDS encoding DinB family protein codes for MNTNQHYLKMFHYDDWATRECLSALRSIVPPPEKVLRLLAHTLSAQKLWFERMQGVHQSVAVWPASTIDQCFALADEMLASWTKFLSGLCPAGFEQAIEYHNSKGEPWSSRVEDILTHVLMHSAYHRGQVALEMRAAGLQPAYTDFVHAVRQGHVK; via the coding sequence GTGAATACCAATCAGCACTATCTCAAGATGTTCCACTACGATGACTGGGCTACTCGCGAGTGCTTGTCCGCACTGCGCTCGATAGTTCCCCCGCCAGAAAAAGTATTGCGCCTGCTTGCCCACACGCTGTCCGCTCAAAAACTCTGGTTCGAACGGATGCAGGGAGTCCATCAGAGTGTTGCCGTCTGGCCTGCCTCGACCATCGACCAGTGTTTCGCCCTTGCCGATGAAATGCTTGCCTCGTGGACCAAGTTTCTTTCCGGTTTATGTCCCGCCGGATTCGAGCAAGCCATCGAGTACCACAACAGCAAGGGAGAGCCCTGGTCGAGCCGTGTCGAAGACATCCTCACCCACGTCTTGATGCACTCGGCCTATCACCGCGGACAAGTCGCCCTGGAAATGCGCGCCGCCGGACTTCAACCCGCCTACACTGATTTCGTTCATGCCGTCCGACAAGGCCACGTAAAGTAA
- a CDS encoding M1 family metallopeptidase → MRLSQISSVTLLSTFFLCSAYAASAPAVAPKTAPAAPAPIATLADKALSERVVDYQIDARFDAVKHTVDATEILTYRNLTGQPQDTFPFHLYLNAFNPTSTFLKEERRDRSEFKWKEKYKASAEVKSLEVVGMGDLTSQIKFVSPDDGNPDDRTVFQVKLPRPVAPNDSVQFKITFHDQFGQVFARTGYDGNFMMGVQWFPKVGVWWQGAWNCHQFHANTEFFADYGTYDVKLTVPQNEVVGASGVLTSQAANSDGTQTLVFRGEDIHDFAWTAQPDYKVFESDFNGSMGKVKIRLLMQPGHVSQADRHMRIMQDALKRFDEWYGPYPYKVITVVDPGNLRAGGMEYPTLITGDTTWWMPDGLRFVEQVVEHEFGHQYWYGMVGSNEFEDAWLDEGINSYTECKILDDIFGKDNSAMDLWHITENDVSQQRNGYLSAADLDPMSRFAYQYVNGSSYGNITYGKTATVLYTLEKVIGAETLKRAIHTYFMKYRFTHPTKEDFLKTVEEVSGQNLRWYFDQAVYGTAVLDYEIMRAHSDRLDWYVEKQPDEKKGETMYRTMVIVHRKGDFIFPVDVVIKFDNGESVTEHWDGKDRWVRYTYDKKAKLVSAEIDPEHAVLLDRNYFNNSYVEKEDGGAKWKIINYWTWVVQMLSQCLSMLA, encoded by the coding sequence ATGCGCTTGTCCCAAATCTCATCCGTGACGCTGTTATCGACATTCTTTTTGTGTTCGGCGTATGCGGCCTCTGCTCCGGCTGTCGCGCCCAAAACCGCACCCGCCGCTCCGGCGCCGATCGCCACGCTCGCCGACAAGGCGTTGTCCGAGCGCGTCGTGGACTATCAGATCGACGCTCGCTTTGACGCCGTGAAGCACACCGTCGACGCCACCGAGATCCTGACGTATCGCAATCTCACCGGCCAGCCCCAGGACACTTTTCCATTCCATCTCTATCTGAACGCGTTTAACCCAACTTCGACGTTTCTGAAGGAAGAGCGTCGCGACCGCTCGGAATTCAAGTGGAAAGAAAAATACAAAGCCTCCGCTGAAGTGAAATCGCTGGAGGTTGTCGGGATGGGCGACCTCACCTCGCAAATCAAATTCGTATCGCCGGATGACGGCAACCCGGACGATCGCACTGTGTTCCAGGTCAAACTGCCACGCCCGGTTGCGCCCAACGATTCCGTCCAATTCAAGATCACTTTTCACGATCAGTTCGGCCAAGTCTTCGCCCGCACTGGCTACGACGGAAACTTTATGATGGGCGTGCAGTGGTTCCCGAAAGTTGGCGTCTGGTGGCAGGGCGCGTGGAATTGCCATCAGTTCCACGCGAACACCGAATTTTTCGCCGACTACGGCACCTATGACGTAAAGCTCACCGTGCCGCAGAACGAAGTCGTCGGCGCCAGTGGAGTTCTGACCAGCCAAGCCGCTAACAGCGATGGCACCCAGACCCTCGTCTTCCGTGGTGAAGACATCCACGACTTCGCGTGGACCGCCCAGCCTGATTACAAGGTTTTCGAGAGCGACTTCAATGGCAGCATGGGCAAGGTGAAAATTCGCCTGCTCATGCAACCCGGCCATGTGAGCCAGGCCGATCGTCATATGCGCATCATGCAGGACGCCTTGAAGCGCTTCGACGAATGGTATGGCCCCTATCCTTATAAGGTGATCACTGTGGTCGATCCCGGCAACCTTCGTGCCGGCGGCATGGAGTACCCGACATTAATCACTGGCGACACCACCTGGTGGATGCCCGACGGTCTGCGCTTCGTCGAGCAAGTCGTCGAGCATGAATTCGGACATCAGTACTGGTACGGCATGGTCGGTTCCAACGAGTTTGAAGATGCGTGGCTGGATGAAGGAATCAACAGCTATACCGAGTGCAAGATCCTCGACGACATTTTTGGCAAAGACAATTCCGCGATGGATTTGTGGCACATTACGGAAAACGACGTTTCGCAGCAACGCAATGGCTACCTTTCCGCCGCCGACCTCGATCCGATGTCGCGTTTTGCCTATCAATACGTGAATGGCTCATCGTATGGCAACATCACGTACGGCAAGACCGCGACCGTCTTATACACGCTCGAAAAAGTGATTGGTGCGGAAACGCTGAAGCGCGCGATTCACACCTACTTCATGAAGTACCGCTTCACGCATCCCACCAAGGAAGATTTTCTCAAGACCGTCGAAGAAGTCAGCGGCCAAAATCTGCGCTGGTATTTCGATCAGGCCGTGTACGGTACTGCCGTCCTGGACTATGAAATCATGCGCGCTCATTCCGACCGTCTCGACTGGTATGTGGAAAAACAGCCAGACGAAAAGAAAGGCGAGACGATGTATCGCACCATGGTCATCGTTCATCGCAAAGGCGATTTTATTTTCCCGGTGGATGTTGTGATCAAGTTCGACAACGGCGAATCAGTCACCGAACACTGGGACGGCAAGGATCGCTGGGTGCGTTATACCTATGACAAGAAAGCGAAACTAGTCTCGGCAGAAATTGATCCTGAACACGCCGTCCTCCTCGACCGGAACTATTTCAACAACAGTTATGTCGAGAAAGAAGACGGCGGCGCGAAATGGAAGATCATCAACTACTGGACCTGGGTAGTGCAGATGCTGTCGCAATGTTTGTCGATGCTGGCATAG
- a CDS encoding galactose oxidase, producing MKKLRPALLCLLLAVALQAAEETKLSPLPVALSNNAVVMTHAGKESRILSFMGIGAKKTWNDISNKVFSLDLPTGKWTEVRSVPGVAGRLAASAASFRDQIVLIGGYVVDGQGGEVTVPDVNIYYPDENRWYRGEDTPTPVDDSVVGVYRERYVYLVSGWSKTEPTRKVQIYDTEKNKWMEGTPIPGTPVFGHSGTVVGDTIVYVDGAYKNPNGPNPKYIASSECWIGKIAKADPTKIEWTKLPEHPGSARYRIAAGAADNKIYFSGGTDNPYNYDGIGYNGQPSEPSPVTFAFNLKSGKWETISENTPDPVMDARGLLVTRRGLLIVGGMEKGQQVTAKVAIVKTSPAK from the coding sequence ATGAAGAAACTTCGTCCAGCGCTGCTCTGTCTTCTGTTGGCCGTGGCGCTTCAAGCCGCCGAAGAGACCAAGCTCAGTCCATTGCCCGTCGCCTTATCCAACAATGCTGTGGTCATGACTCACGCTGGTAAAGAGTCCAGAATTCTTTCCTTCATGGGTATCGGCGCCAAGAAGACGTGGAACGATATTTCCAACAAGGTTTTTTCCCTGGACCTCCCCACCGGCAAGTGGACCGAAGTTCGATCGGTTCCCGGAGTGGCCGGACGCCTCGCTGCTTCCGCCGCTTCATTCCGTGACCAGATCGTTCTGATCGGTGGTTATGTCGTCGATGGCCAAGGTGGAGAAGTGACCGTTCCCGACGTCAACATTTATTACCCCGACGAGAATCGTTGGTATCGCGGCGAGGATACTCCGACTCCCGTGGACGATTCCGTAGTCGGCGTTTATCGAGAGCGCTACGTTTACCTGGTAAGTGGATGGTCAAAGACCGAACCGACCCGCAAGGTTCAGATCTACGACACCGAGAAAAATAAATGGATGGAAGGAACACCTATCCCCGGTACACCGGTGTTCGGGCATTCCGGGACAGTCGTTGGCGACACCATTGTTTACGTGGATGGTGCGTACAAGAATCCCAACGGCCCGAACCCCAAGTACATTGCATCCAGCGAATGCTGGATCGGCAAGATCGCGAAGGCCGATCCCACCAAGATTGAATGGACCAAATTGCCCGAACATCCCGGTTCAGCCCGATATCGCATTGCGGCCGGCGCCGCCGACAATAAGATCTACTTCTCAGGGGGCACCGACAATCCTTATAACTATGATGGCATTGGCTATAACGGACAGCCTTCCGAGCCTTCCCCGGTGACATTTGCCTTTAACTTGAAGAGCGGTAAGTGGGAAACGATCAGCGAAAATACTCCCGATCCGGTAATGGATGCCCGCGGTCTTCTCGTAACCCGCCGGGGTCTGTTAATCGTGGGCGGCATGGAAAAAGGCCAGCAAGTTACGGCCAAAGTTGCCATTGTAAAAACCTCTCCCGCGAAGTAA